One genomic region from Pararge aegeria chromosome 24, ilParAegt1.1, whole genome shotgun sequence encodes:
- the LOC120634549 gene encoding inhibin beta B chain codes for MMIRVFYVLLVINLPSLGGIAASANCVSAELSVRELNDVRIEFVKQQILRKLRLTRKPSVAVPVNSLPMPVAQGQTLSQGTDKPPEFDEYYGRTEQKIIFPVEGECLTSGRYPFTCLQFELPPDVEPEEVTVVELWFFKERDPLDEYNQTFVISEAAHWDRQQQFKKTKPIAIKETDTGEGWVRVELAWAVRVWLEGRERLHTLHVACRTCQLRRAPLSFHEKHRPFLVLYTKYAGKRRRGRTLECSATTNECCREPLYVSFRDLGWDDWIIRPSGYHAYFCKGSCAPISAVSQADSYHHNIIRKYFYTVERRAEFKPCCAPTTFSSLQLLYMDSNNTVTQKTLPNMVVESCGCM; via the exons ATGATGATACGTGTGTTTTACGTGCTCCTCGTCATAAACCTCCCCAGCCTGGGGGGCATCGCTGCCAGCGCGAACTGTGTGAGCGCGGAACTCAGTGTGAGAGAACTAAACGATGTGAGGATAGAGTTCGTGAAACAGCAGATTCTGAGGAAGTTGCGGCTGACCAGGAAGCCATCCGTGGCTGTGCCGGTCAACAGCCTGCCTATGCCAGTGGCTCAGGGCCAGACCTTGAGCCAGGGGACCGACAAACCGCCCGAGTTCGATGAATACTACGGCCGGACTGAGCAGAAGATCATATTTCCGGTTGAAG GAGAATGCCTGACATCGGGAAGGTATCCTTTCACGTGCCTCCAGTTCGAGCTGCCTCCAGACGTAGAACCTGAAGAAGTCACGGTTGTGGAGCTCTGGTTCTTTAAG GAGCGCGACCCTCTCGACGAGTACAACCAAACGTTCGTGATCTCGGAGGCGGCGCACTGGGACCGGCAGCAGCAGTTCAAGAAGACCAAGCCCATCGCCATCAAGGAGACGGACACCGGGGAGGGCTGGGTGCGCGTGGAGCTGGCGTGGGCGGTGCGCGTGTGGCTGGAGGGGCGGGAGCGATTGCACACGCTGCATGTGGCGTGCCGGACATGTCAG CTTCGCCGAGCCCCGCTCTCCTTCCACGAGAAGCACCGCCCGTTCCTCGTGCTGTACACAAAGTACGCGGGCAAGCGCCGTCGAGGCCGAACCCTGGAATGCAGCGCCACAACCAACGAATGCTGTCGGGAGCCTCTGTACGTCAGCTTCAGGGACCTGGGCTGGGACGACTGGATCATCAGGCCTTCGGGCTATCACGCCTACTTCTGCAAGGGCAGTTGTGCGCCGATATCGGCGGTCTCGCAGGCGGACAGCTaccatcataatattataaga AAATACTTCTACACAGTGGAGAGGCGGGCGGAGTTCAAGCCGTGCTGTGCTCCCACCACCTTCAGCTCGCTCCAACTGCTATATATGGACTCTAACAACACGGTTACGCAAAAAACTCTGCCCAACATGGTGGTGGAGTCTTGTGGGTGCATGTGA